The following DNA comes from Brassica oleracea var. oleracea cultivar TO1000 chromosome C5, BOL, whole genome shotgun sequence.
TGAAGACATACGTTAGTTTACAAATTGGAAGGAAATGATAACATATGAGATAGGCTACTATTATATGAATTACTTTATGCTTAGGTTAGATGTTTAGTTGTGTCAATCTCAAATAGCCTATGCGAGTAAAGAAGTAACATATGCAATTAGAATTGTACCATCTGATATAATATAGAATTTATATATATGGAATGGAACATATGGTCAGATGGAGAGCGAATAGTATATTAGTTCTGATACGATTCTTCAGAAATAGCAGAAGAATGGAATGACATGTAACCAATCTCTAAAACTTAGATTTTTCATTTCAAATAGCACAAGTTCCATAAGATATTCCATTTCACCGAGAAGTGAACTTATTTTATCGCAAAACGGACTTTTCATTCCATAATTACTATCCTCCCTTCGTAGTAAACAAATGAGTACAACGAACCAAAAAAAAGTTCAACCTTAAATCAATTTGTTTACCTCAGCTTACCAGATCAGATATGCAACATAAACGATGAGTTAAATTTATCAACTTAGAATATACTAGGGCCGAATCTATTCCAAATAGGGGAAATAACATTGAAACAATAGAACATACGTTACAAAACAGAAAACTTACAATATTACAACAAATCTCAACCTAATCACTGATATGAAAGAGATGAGGTTCTGGTGGTCGTTCACGCCGATCACACTTACGATCTCTTCTCGCAACCAATTTCACAAGCACATACGATTTCCCCTTTGCAACGCACTTCTAGGAGTCAAAGAAACACTGAGGAGGCCGACAGTGACGATTGTGGAGAGAAAATCGGTGGTTTGGAGGAAGACCGACAATGGCAACTGTAAAAAAGGGAAGATGTGAAGTCGAGTAAGCCACAATTTACCTTTGTAGAGTTAATAATTAATTTTGTTTTATTTTTTTTAGCAGGTTACGCCGGTTGAGGAAAATGGTATTACATTATTAATATGTAACAGCGCGTATATGTCTGTTAGGGAAAATGACTATTTTGTGAATTATGTTTTTTTTCATGGCTATAGAGCTCAATTTCCCTTATTTTATTTTAATTTGTTATTTGTCAATTTGCAAAGCTACGATAAACATTAAAACCTAAAATTGGAATGACAGACAACATGAATACATTTGTATACCTTATAACTCATCCGGTCATTTGTGATGGTGGGAGATGTCAAGTAACCTGGGTAAGTATAAATACCATCTCCGATATATTTTGTTATTTTCATTTTTAAATATAAAAATGCTATAATAAATGTGAGATATGCTCCAATGTATTTCTCTATGATAGTAATTTCTAAATACAGAATAAAAAAATAAAAATCTATATTATAGAATAAAATATAGAAGTGAATTCAGCAATTACACCTGTAAATACTATTATAGAATTGAAAATAGCAATAGATTTTTTTTTTTGTAAACTGCTTTCTTAATTTAAATAAAAACATAAAAAGTTTTACAAAAACCCTTAAGCTCTAGTTTTTGCTTTATCTTAAAACACATAACAAGCAAGTTGGCCCAATTTCCTTAGTTTGGTAAACCCATAGAAGCCCATTAGGTAGTGACGGGGAATGGTTGGTTTGTCGAGAACGAGGAGTCGGTGATCACGAGAAGCGTAACCAGCTCTGCATCATGAGCGAAGATCGAGCTGGGTTTTCTTCTCTAAAGCTTTGGAGCTTGTTCCTAAGCTGCCTGTCAATCAATTTGAAGAGCTGGTCCACTGACCTGAAGGTGTTTGAATGAAGTCGTGCGTTACGCTCTGTCCATAGCCAGTAAAGAGTCGATTGCCAAGCTTGGAGAGTGAGGTTTCTCTGATGAACTGGAGGTGGAAGCGACAGCATCTGATCCAGAGTGTCTTGCCAAGTCGTGATAGACCGAATATGCAGTCTCCTAGCTATAATATTCCACAAGTCAGTACTGTAATTGCAGGAGAGGAAAAGATGATCCCTAGATTCTGGATTTGAATTGCAGAGGAGACAGCGATCCACAGTTTGGAGCCCCCAGCTGATCAGTCTGTCTCTTGTCGGTAGTCTGTTCTGAATTACAAGCAAGGCATGGAAGCTGTGTCGAGGAATTGGTCTGGATATCCATATCACCTTATGCCAAACTACATCTGGTTTCGGTTCAGTCAGGTAATCATATAGCACACCTGTTTTAAAGCTTCTTAGTACTTGAGCATTGACTTCCCATTCGTAGTAATCTTGATTCTCTNNNNNNNNNNNNNNNNNNNNNNNNNNNNNNNNNNNNNNNNNNNNNNNNNNNNNNNNNNNNNNNNNNNNNNNNNNNNNNNNNNNNNNNNNNNNNNNNNNNNNNNNNNNNNNNNNNNNNNNNNNNNNNNNNNNNNNNNNNNNNNNNNNNNNNNNNNNNNNNNNNNNNNNNNNNNNNNNNNNNNNNNNNNNNNNNNNNNNNNNNNNNNNNNNNNNNNNNNNNNNNNNNNNNNNNNNNNNNNNNNNNNNNNNNNNNNNNNNNNNNNNNNNNNNNNNNNNNNNNNNNNNNNNNNNNNNNNNNNNNNNNNNNNNNNNNNNNNNNNNNNNNNNNNNNNNNNNNNNNNNNNNNNNNNNNNNNNNNNNNNNNNNNNNNNNNNNNNNNNNNNNNNNNNNNNNNNNNNNNNNNNNNNNNNNNNNNNNNNNNNNNNNNNNNNNNNNNNNNNNNNNNNNNNNNNNNNNNNNNNNNNNNNNNNNNNNNNNNNNNNNNNNNNNNNNNNNNNNNNNNNNNNNNNNNNNNNNNNNNNNNNNNNNNNNNNNNNNNNNNNNNNNNNNNNNNNNNNNNNNNNNNNNNNNNNNNNNNNNNNNNNNNNNNNNNNNNNNNNNNNNNNNNNNNNNNNNNNNNNNNNNNNNNNNNNNNNNNNNNNNNNNNNNNNNNNNNNNNNNNNNNNNNNNNNNNNNNNNNNNNNNNNNNNNNNNNNNNNNNNNNNNNNNNNNNNNNNNNNNNNNNNNNNNNNNNNNNNNNNNNNNNNNNNNNNNNNNNNNNNNNNNNNNNNNNNNNNNNNNNNNNNNNNNNNNNNNNNNNNNNNNNNNNNNNNNNNNNNNNNNNNNNNNNNNNNNNNNNNNNNNNNNNNNNNNNNNNNNNNNNNNNNNNNNNNNNNNNNNNNNNNNNNNNNNNNNNNNNNNNNNNNNNNNNNNNNNNNNNNNNNNNNNNNNNNNNNNNNNNNNNNNNNNNNNNNNNNNNNNNNNNNNNNNNNNNNNNNNNNNNNNNNNNNNNNNNNNNNNNNNNNNNNNNNNNNNNNNNNNNNNNNNNNNNNNNNNNNNNNNNNNNNNNNNNNNNNNNNNNNNNNNNNNNNNNNNNNNNNNNNNNNNNNNNNNNNNNNNNNNNNNNNNNNNNNNNNNNNNNNNNNNNNNNNNNNNNNNNNNNNNNNNNNNNNNNNNNNNNNNNNNNNNNNNNNNNNNNNNNNNNNNNNNNNNNNNNNNNNNNNNNNNNNNNNNNNNNNNNNNNNNNNNNATGGTGATCTTTTTAGCTCCCTTGTTTTTATGATATCCATTTACAAGTTCACCAGCTAGAGTTGTGTTCTCAACCAACAGTCGACCTTTCACAAAAACCGTTTGGCTTGGTAAGATAAGCGTGGACAGTAGAGGCTTGAGTCTCTTGACAAGTAGTCTAGACACCACTTTATATACTGTATTGAGGCACGATATAGGTCTAAAATCACTTATGAAGTGATAAGAAATGCCTTTATACCACTTATGAAGTGATAAAATAGCAATAGATAAGAAATGCCTTTATACCAAAATTTAAGTGGATCTAACAAATGGTAATACTTTTATGAAGTGATATCACGAAGCTCGACAATATTTGGTGGTGGTTGTTTCTGATTTTTAAAATAGTTTTGCTTTTTGTTTTTATTTTCAAAATTATTTTAATCTAGTTAAGATTTGAATTTTACTTTTAGTTTTTGAAAAAACCATTTTATTTTTGCATGATCAAATTTTTTTAATAAATAAATTCTCTAAACATTATATAATTTGGTGGAAAATTTTAAAAAGGGAAATAAAAAAGAGGAAGCCACTTGAGTCGTATGAGATTAATTGCAACTGTTTTGAAATCTGAAGATTGTCCCGTGCCTTTTTGAATCAATCTTACGTCGTCTTTATAGGACCTCGTCTCCGCTCTTAAGGAAATCCCCAAACGGAGACGAACGAATAATCGTAGCTTCATACCATCACGACCGGGAAAAAGAATCCTCCTGTAACCGTTCTGCCCAGATCTAATCTAGGGACTCCTCTCTTCCTCCAGATCTCCTACTTTTGATCTCGATTCGTGATGGAGGCGATCGATGAGTTGTCTCAGCTCTCAGATTCGATGAAACAGGCGGCGTCTCTGCTCGCCGACGAAGATCCCGATGAGACCTCTTCTTCCAGACGCCCCGCCACTTTCCTAAACGTTGTAGCCTTAGGAAATGTGGTGAGTTCCCTTGCTCCTCGATCTGCTTGTGTGTTTAGGCCCCTGCTCGAGTGTTGTTAATATTAGATTCGTTATCGGTGGATCTCGATTATATATTTTCGAATTTGTTTTGATATTTGCCTTAAGATCTGCTTCTCTTCCCCTCTAGTTTCTGATCTAATCTGTTTTTGATCAACATTTAATCCTCTAGACTAGTAGAAATATTTAAGAATGAATTTCTTCATTGAGGCAGCAATAACTTAGGTAGTTCGGATATTAAATTATATCTTGTGTTGAGATCTAAGTGATATCTCTTTGTTTATTGAACCAGGGAGCTGGGAAGTCTGCAGTTCTAAACAGTCTTATTGGACATCCAGTCCTGGTAAGTAGTACATCGAGTCTTATGTGAGTTTTTAATGTTTATTATTGGATCATACCTTTCATTCAAATCACGCTGGCCTCTGTGGACAGCCTACGGGTGAGAATGGTGCTACACGAGCTCCTATTATAATTGACTTGAGCAGGGAGGCTTCTTTGAGCAGCAAGGCTATTATCTTGCAAATCGACAATAAATCTCAACAAGTTTCAGCAAGTAAGTCTCCCTCTATCAACATACGTAATTTAGCAGTGGTGTGTGAGCGTCTTTCTGCATGTACAATAGAATGGATTTGATCAATCTGCTCATAATGTTACCATTGTGTTCGACATGGGTTTGTTAATTAGGTGCTCTGAGACACTCTCTCCAAGATAGACTTAGCAAAGGAGCCTCAGGGAAGAATCGTGATCAAATATATTTAAACCTTCGTACCAGCACAGGTAAGTCCTTTTTTAATTGCACAATTTTTCGTGGCATGCCTATCTACTCTTAAAGTAGCACATCCTCAGCTAATGTTAATTGGGTGATAGAGTATATCTCTGATATCAGTGAACTGGTTAGGTGTAATAAGTTGCCACCCCCATCCCATATACTCCTACAATTTAGTGCACTGTTTAAGAGATTAAAGCTGTAAGTTGGTGGGTAACATATAATATATTTAATGGAGCTTTAGAATAAATAATACTCTTTTGAACGTGAGCAGTGACATATGACATGCATTGTCTTAGTGTTAAATTTTATTAGATCATAATCATAACATATTACTTTTAAACTGTATATTTCAGCTCCACCACTGAAATTAGTTGACCTGCCTGGACTGGACCAGAGAATTGTGGATGATTCAATGGTGAGCTTTGGACCTACTTAGTTCCTTTTCATGCCCTTCATCCACCCGACAACCATGAAACATAAGATTTCAACAATATTAATCATATTGCCTGCAGAAATGCTAACATCGATTCATTATCATGTTTGTTATTATTCCTTATTGAAAACTTTTGTTTGTTTTGGGGGATCTCTTTGCAAGATTGCTGAATACGCGCAACACAATGATGCCATACTGCTGGTTATAGTCCCTGCTAGCCAGGCATCTGAAATTTCATCTTCCCGAGCACTGAAGATTGCGAAGGAGCATGATCCAGAGAGTGAGTACATTAGATTTTTCAATCTGGCTTTCTTTTATTGTTTATATTTTATACTTACCAATGGCTGTTACTTTACTAGGCACTAGGACAGTTGGCATTATTGGGAAAATTGACCAGGCTGCAGAGAACCCGAAAGCCCTCGCAGCTGTTCAGGCTCTTCTCTCAAATCAAGGACCGCCAAAAACAACTGACATCCCATGGGTAGCTCTTATTGGCCAATCCGTTGCAATTGCATCAGCACAGTCTGGAAGTGGTGAGAACTCCTTAGAAACCGCATGGCGTGCTGAAAGTGAAAGTCTGAAGTCCATTTTGACTGGGGCCCCACAAAGCAAGCTTGGCAGAGTTGCCTTGGTGGACACCCTTGCTAGCCAGATCCGTAGCAGAATGAAGCTCAGGCTTCCAAGTATCCTGTCTGGGTATTGCTTCTCTCTATATATTATCTTTTGTCATTAATGTCATAAAGGAGAGTTGGACCAATTGTTTCACCTATTAATCCGTGATGATTGTTACCGAGATACTTACATTTATGTGCCAGACAGGGAAAATGATTATTTTCCCAAGCTGTTTTCTTGTCTCGTATATTTAGGCGTCTTTTCTTGTTTTCATTATTCAAATTCTTTGTACAGGCTCCAGGGTAAGTCTCAAATAGTGCAGAACGAGCTAGCGAGGCTTGGGGAACAACTCGTTAACAGTGCTGAAGGTACAAGGGCTATAGCTTTGGAGCTTTGCCGTGAGTTTGAGGAAAAATTTCTTCTCCACTTGGCTGGTGGTGAAGTAAGTAATTTCCTACATAAATAAACTAAACTTTCGTTGGAAATCCAAACATATCGTGAAAAAGAGGAACTGTCTTAATATTAGCAATCAGAGTATCTTGCTAACATACGATTGGTTAGATCACATTATATCGTGGGAAATCTCATAAAATCGGATAGCTGAGGTTTATGGTAGTGCATAAGCCCACTGAGGGGTTGAGTTACATTTTTTGCACTTGTGTTCTTTTAGTTCATGCTGAAGTCCTTTTGCAACTGGGTGTACGTTTTACTCTAACAGTCTTTTTTATTCAGGGAAGTGGTTGGAAAGTTGTTGCAAGTTTTGAAGGAAATTTTCCCAACCGAATCAAGGAGCTTCCATTGGATAGGCATTTTGACTTGAACAATGTTAAAAGGGTGGGTGTCTGCTTCTTTCCTAAAATTTTCTGCACGAGATATGTTTTGACACTAAACTTCAGAGTTTTTTTTTTTGAATTTATCAGGTTGTTTTGGAGGCAGATGGTTATCAACCTTATCTTATATCTCCAGAGAAAGGGTTGAGGTCGCTGATAAAGATTGTTCTTGAGTTGGCTAAAGACCCTGCACGTCTTTGTGTTGATGAGGTGTGCATGCAGTAGTATTCAATTTCAGTAATTTACTGCATTCGTCTCAATTTGACACTTTAATTATTCTGAACGTTGCCGAGAGTTTTGTTAAGTTTTCTCTTGTTCTAGTGCTCTTATCTACTTTATTTAAGTCTTAGTATATATTTCCTACTCCAAATATCATGCATCCAGATCTCTGGATTGTCTTATTTCTCTGTTGAGCTAATACGGTCAACTTTTGATTAGGTTCATCGAGTTCTTGTTGACATAGTTTCAGCCTCTGCAAATGCTACACCTGGCCTCGGGAGATATCCTCCTTTCAAGCGAGAGGTAATAATGTTGGGTGGTGTTTTGTTCAGTAGCATTTTATCATTTCGATAATAGCTATTCCTTTCTAACAAATGATCAACCAGGTTGTAGCTATAGCAAGTGCAGCACTTGATGGTTTCAAGAATGAAGCCAAGAAAATGGTGGTTGCACTAGTCGATATGGAACGGGCTTTTGTACCACCTCAGCATTTTATCCGTCTTGTGCAAAGGAGGTATTCTGTCTTTGTTTTTCTTTTTCAATTTTATTTTGTACTCTTAATGGTTGTACTCGGACTTAATGATCCCTCATTGTAATTTTTTTCTTTTCTTTTAAACACCATGGCTCGATCTTTGTTGAATTCTATAATTTCTTTATGTTTTTGTTTTTGCGTGTTTGTTTGTAATTAGAGCATTTAGGGGTTTGATGCTTTCATTACTAGAAAACTGTGTACGAGTGTTCGCTTAGGACAACTTTGGCATTGATCTATTCCATTAACTTCTTATACTTCTTGTCAACCATCTTTATGGTTTTGTTATTCTTTCCTGTGAGCTAATACCTTAATGATATAGTTACCATGCTTTCTGATGGGGGATTCTATATACTTGTTAGCCTGGCTGGTAGGGGTGTTTATGGTCACGTCAGTATGCTTCTTTTAGAATCTCTATGGCTGGACTTTGGTATCCAAGCAGTTGTATTTCTGTAGCTGCACATTTGTTGGGGAACTC
Coding sequences within:
- the LOC106294869 gene encoding dynamin-2A, producing the protein MEAIDELSQLSDSMKQAASLLADEDPDETSSSRRPATFLNVVALGNVGAGKSAVLNSLIGHPVLPTGENGATRAPIIIDLSREASLSSKAIILQIDNKSQQVSASALRHSLQDRLSKGASGKNRDQIYLNLRTSTAPPLKLVDLPGLDQRIVDDSMIAEYAQHNDAILLVIVPASQASEISSSRALKIAKEHDPESTRTVGIIGKIDQAAENPKALAAVQALLSNQGPPKTTDIPWVALIGQSVAIASAQSGSGENSLETAWRAESESLKSILTGAPQSKLGRVALVDTLASQIRSRMKLRLPSILSGLQGKSQIVQNELARLGEQLVNSAEGTRAIALELCREFEEKFLLHLAGGEGSGWKVVASFEGNFPNRIKELPLDRHFDLNNVKRVVLEADGYQPYLISPEKGLRSLIKIVLELAKDPARLCVDEVHRVLVDIVSASANATPGLGRYPPFKREVVAIASAALDGFKNEAKKMVVALVDMERAFVPPQHFIRLVQRRMERQRREDELKGRSSKKGPDAEQSLLSRAASPQPDGSMKSMKDKPSPQDKETPEVSGLKTAGPEGEITAGYLMKKSAKTNGWSRRWFVLNEKTGKLGYTKKQEERNFRGTITLEECTIEEIPEEEVEKSKSSKDKKANGPDPKGPGLIFKITCKVPYKTVLKAHNSLVLKAESAVDKNEWINKLQKVIQARGGQVGNISMRQSFSEGSLDKMVRKPVDPEEELRWMSQEVRGYVEAVLNSLAANVPKAVVLCQVEKSKEDMLNQLYSSISAIGNERIESLIQEDQNVKGKRERYLKQSSLLSKLTRQLSVHDNRAAAASSWSDNGSTESSPKTSGGSSGDDWMNAFNAAGNGGSDSLSRYGSGGHSHSRRYSDPAQNGDLPSPGSGSSRRTTPNRLPPAPPQGGSSYRY